The following are encoded in a window of Novosphingobium sp. THN1 genomic DNA:
- a CDS encoding S9 family peptidase produces the protein MGYLSGVTVSGLALAAALCVSSPAAAERPIADFARLPAIAGPELSPNGKQIIARAAQNGAQKIVIFNTDRSGESTVIDADKGDLNWYRWVNNDWLIANVGNVALDTGFYVTRIVAFRADGSKMHYVQQKEVGQHAGDVIWQANDGSTRILLASQKSVYASDPDFWPEVSLVDVATNKFDKVVWPKEGVMSWYADGSGAVRVGIGDENGGRDHRLLYRDRAQDGFRVVARTGEGKNDLPVPVLFLAEPGKAAAFSDKNGRTALYMLDLATMQTGAMLYEAPEHDLDSLIADPTETQIRGVRYTDTRRRTVWFDPKMQQVQAGLEQAFAGKQVQIVSQSADEQTFVIRESSPSAPGSYYTLSLGTGKLAMLGMENPAIGNKPLAAVKTISYTARDGMKLNAVLTLPSGGTSKNLPLIVLPHGGPRARDYEHWDFWTQFLADRGYAVLQPNYRGSTGFGAAYTAAGDGEWGLKMQDDVDDARAWAVTTGLADGKRVCIAGGSYGGYVAMRAAERNPDLYRCAISFAGVSDLPAILKFDSQFVGGLGNLDYWKSRAPDLRAVSPINNAERTGIPILVIHGKKDLRVPLAQSKDYAEKLKKAGKPVEFYIQPEGDHHFSREEDRLSFLGQMEAFLDKHNPAN, from the coding sequence ATGGGGTATTTGAGCGGCGTTACTGTTTCGGGTCTGGCGCTGGCAGCGGCGCTTTGTGTTTCCTCGCCAGCCGCAGCCGAGCGGCCGATTGCTGATTTTGCCCGACTGCCTGCAATTGCCGGGCCGGAGCTTTCTCCCAACGGCAAGCAGATCATTGCGCGGGCCGCGCAGAATGGCGCGCAGAAGATCGTCATCTTCAACACCGATCGTTCAGGCGAAAGCACGGTCATCGATGCCGACAAGGGCGATCTCAACTGGTATCGCTGGGTCAACAACGACTGGCTTATCGCCAACGTCGGCAATGTTGCGCTGGACACCGGGTTCTACGTTACCCGGATCGTGGCGTTCCGGGCCGATGGATCGAAGATGCACTATGTCCAGCAGAAGGAAGTCGGCCAGCACGCCGGCGACGTGATCTGGCAGGCCAACGACGGTTCCACGCGCATCCTTCTGGCATCGCAGAAGTCCGTCTATGCAAGCGACCCCGATTTCTGGCCGGAAGTCTCGCTGGTCGACGTGGCGACGAACAAGTTCGACAAGGTCGTCTGGCCGAAGGAAGGCGTGATGTCCTGGTATGCCGATGGCAGCGGCGCTGTCCGCGTCGGCATAGGCGATGAAAACGGTGGCCGCGATCACCGCCTGCTCTATCGCGATCGTGCGCAGGACGGCTTCAGGGTGGTGGCAAGGACCGGCGAAGGCAAGAACGACCTGCCCGTGCCGGTGCTGTTCCTTGCCGAACCGGGCAAAGCCGCGGCCTTCAGCGACAAGAACGGGCGCACCGCGCTCTACATGCTGGACCTGGCCACGATGCAGACCGGTGCCATGCTCTACGAAGCGCCCGAGCATGATCTGGATTCGCTGATCGCCGATCCGACGGAAACGCAAATTCGCGGCGTCCGCTATACCGACACGCGCCGCCGCACAGTGTGGTTCGATCCCAAGATGCAGCAGGTCCAGGCGGGGCTTGAACAGGCCTTTGCGGGCAAGCAGGTGCAGATCGTTTCGCAAAGTGCCGACGAGCAGACATTCGTCATCCGCGAGAGCAGTCCTTCGGCGCCGGGGAGCTATTACACCCTGTCGCTCGGCACAGGAAAGCTGGCCATGCTGGGGATGGAGAACCCTGCCATCGGCAACAAGCCCCTCGCCGCGGTCAAGACCATCAGCTACACCGCACGCGACGGGATGAAGCTCAACGCAGTTCTTACCCTTCCTTCGGGCGGAACCTCGAAGAACCTGCCGCTGATCGTCCTGCCGCACGGTGGCCCGCGCGCCCGCGATTATGAACACTGGGACTTCTGGACCCAGTTCCTCGCCGACCGCGGCTATGCGGTCCTCCAGCCGAACTATCGCGGCTCGACCGGTTTCGGCGCTGCCTATACTGCCGCTGGCGACGGCGAATGGGGCCTCAAGATGCAGGACGACGTCGACGATGCCCGCGCCTGGGCGGTGACGACAGGTCTGGCCGATGGCAAGCGCGTCTGCATCGCAGGCGGCTCCTATGGCGGCTATGTTGCCATGCGCGCGGCAGAACGAAATCCCGACCTCTATCGTTGCGCCATCAGCTTTGCCGGCGTCTCCGACCTGCCTGCGATCCTCAAGTTCGACAGCCAGTTCGTCGGCGGCCTGGGCAACCTCGACTATTGGAAAAGCCGCGCACCCGATCTTCGCGCCGTGTCGCCCATCAACAATGCCGAGCGGACCGGCATCCCGATCCTCGTGATCCACGGCAAGAAGGACCTGAGGGTGCCGCTCGCGCAGTCGAAGGACTACGCCGAAAAGTTGAAAAAGGCGGGCAAGCCGGTCGAATTCTACATCCAGCCGGAAGGCGACCACCACTTCAGCCGCGAGGAGGACCGATTGAGCTTCCTTGGCCAGATGGAAGCCTTCCTCGACAAGCACAACCCGGCAAACTGA
- a CDS encoding ferritin-like domain-containing protein — MRALSLFRARFLDVLASIYIYNEHRGYTSLDRVLDAVRARCPDDAGFIAAIEKHRADERKHYVMFRRWFELRGTMPLAVDSTCGHIDRFIHKVFGCSIDELDTQGVIASPEAFEKLCRVIMLTEQRGMRQVEILLHNSHVRSDKALKRIFEVVEKDEPDHWMPYAAWLDAQGREKTKWRERWADYWIHKSLMLVKLPSLFLRRSTPRMVAWPDAGER; from the coding sequence ATGCGCGCCCTATCCCTGTTTCGCGCCCGTTTTCTTGACGTCCTCGCGTCGATCTACATCTACAACGAACATCGCGGATATACTTCGCTTGACCGTGTGCTGGATGCGGTGCGGGCGCGATGTCCGGATGATGCCGGCTTCATCGCCGCAATCGAGAAGCATCGCGCGGACGAGCGCAAGCACTATGTGATGTTTCGGCGCTGGTTCGAACTGCGCGGGACGATGCCGCTCGCCGTCGATTCCACCTGCGGCCACATCGATCGCTTCATCCACAAGGTGTTCGGTTGCTCGATCGACGAACTGGACACGCAGGGCGTGATCGCCAGTCCCGAGGCGTTCGAGAAGCTGTGCCGGGTCATCATGCTGACCGAACAGCGCGGCATGCGGCAGGTCGAGATCCTGCTCCACAACAGCCACGTGCGCTCGGACAAGGCCTTGAAGCGCATCTTCGAGGTGGTCGAGAAGGACGAGCCCGACCACTGGATGCCCTATGCCGCCTGGCTCGATGCGCAGGGCCGCGAGAAGACCAAGTGGCGTGAGCGTTGGGCCGATTACTGGATTCACAAATCGCTGATGCTGGTGAAACTGCCCAGCCTGTTCCTGCGTCGCTCGACGCCGCGGATGGTCGCTTGGCCTGATGCCGGGGAACGTTAG
- a CDS encoding lysophospholipid acyltransferase family protein: protein MDGAIEDRRPSLLSRIVRKALVTFYRMRGWKAHGTPPADGRCVIIAAPHTSNWDFLYFIGLTEDLGLKPHFMAKDSLFRWPLGGFMRDMGGVSIDRSARKNVVDAMVAEFARRDRFMLTIAPEGTRSAVGQWRSGFYHIALKAKVPMVVGMMDYGTKTGGLGPAIWPSGDYEADMRKIFEVYRKVTPKHPGKGLTEPPEVSDA from the coding sequence ATGGACGGGGCAATCGAGGACCGCAGGCCCAGCCTGCTATCGCGGATCGTGCGCAAGGCACTGGTCACGTTCTATCGCATGCGCGGCTGGAAGGCGCACGGCACCCCGCCTGCGGATGGCCGTTGCGTGATCATCGCTGCGCCGCACACGTCGAACTGGGATTTTCTCTATTTCATCGGCCTGACCGAAGATCTTGGCCTGAAGCCGCACTTCATGGCCAAGGACAGCCTGTTCCGCTGGCCGCTGGGCGGTTTCATGCGCGACATGGGCGGCGTTTCGATCGACCGGTCGGCGCGCAAGAACGTGGTCGATGCGATGGTTGCCGAATTCGCGCGGCGCGACCGCTTCATGCTGACGATCGCGCCCGAAGGCACACGCAGCGCGGTCGGCCAATGGCGCAGCGGGTTCTACCACATCGCGCTGAAGGCCAAGGTGCCGATGGTCGTCGGCATGATGGACTACGGGACGAAGACCGGTGGCCTCGGCCCGGCCATCTGGCCATCTGGCGATTATGAAGCCGACATGCGCAAGATCTTCGAAGTCTACCGCAAGGTCACGCCGAAGCACCCCGGCAAGGGCCTGACCGAGCCTCCGGAGGTTTCCGATGCCTGA
- a CDS encoding DUF1295 domain-containing protein encodes MPDALLLALLVNVAILVVGMGLLWRVAVKIGDVSFIDAVWGGGMGVLALASWLHVGGGPGARASLIAAMAVIWAARLAWHLYTRWRGHGEDPRYAKMLGKAKAKGEFASAALKFVFAPQALLLFITCLPAQLGILASGRPAPLGALAIAGTALWLVGIVFETIGDAQLRAFRADPANKGRVLQTGLWRYTRHPNYFGDACVWWGIWLAAADAGLWVALASVIGPVFLTFTLTKWSGKPLLEKGMEARRPGYREYVERTSGFVPWWPKRG; translated from the coding sequence ATGCCTGATGCGCTGCTCCTCGCCCTGCTGGTCAACGTCGCGATCCTCGTGGTCGGCATGGGCCTGCTGTGGCGGGTGGCGGTGAAGATCGGCGACGTCAGCTTCATCGACGCGGTGTGGGGCGGCGGCATGGGCGTGCTGGCCTTGGCTTCTTGGCTGCATGTCGGCGGCGGCCCCGGCGCGCGGGCGAGCCTGATTGCGGCGATGGCGGTGATCTGGGCGGCGCGGCTGGCATGGCACCTCTACACCCGCTGGCGCGGCCATGGCGAAGACCCGCGCTATGCGAAGATGCTCGGCAAGGCCAAGGCCAAGGGCGAGTTTGCGTCAGCCGCGCTCAAGTTCGTCTTCGCCCCGCAGGCGCTGCTGCTGTTCATCACTTGCCTGCCTGCACAACTCGGCATCCTCGCCAGCGGAAGACCTGCGCCACTGGGCGCGCTGGCCATCGCGGGGACCGCGTTGTGGTTGGTCGGCATCGTGTTCGAGACCATCGGCGATGCGCAACTGCGCGCCTTCCGCGCCGACCCCGCCAACAAGGGCCGCGTTCTCCAGACGGGCCTGTGGCGCTACACCCGCCACCCCAACTACTTCGGCGACGCCTGCGTCTGGTGGGGCATCTGGCTCGCCGCCGCCGACGCCGGCCTGTGGGTCGCACTGGCGAGCGTGATTGGCCCGGTGTTCCTGACCTTCACGCTGACCAAGTGGTCAGGCAAGCCGCTGCTCGAAAAGGGCATGGAAGCGCGGCGGCCGGGGTATAGGGAATACGTCGAGCGGACTTCGGGGTTTGTGCCTTGGTGGCCAAAGCGGGGGTGA
- a CDS encoding bifunctional UDP-sugar hydrolase/5'-nucleotidase: MHQPVRFFLPLALSGLLGACAAPMAGGGASGPVEVGIVGINDFHGSLEPPRQAVNVSDGKGGVIGVPAGGAAWLASAIDSIRARHPFSMTVSAGDMISASQLASSLYLDESAIGVMNRIGVDFNAVGNHEFDNGQQELLRKQTGGCEKFTAKQPCALEKFTGATFKYLAASTKRADGSTLFPATGLKTFGSGSQAVTVGVIGLTLKGTPNLVNPTGIQGLTFEDEADTINAAVPALKAQGADAIVVLIHEGGRTKGDPDPQGCNDFAGDIRPILDRLDTRVDVVVSGHTHWAYVCDYAQLNPAKPFLLTSAGVYGELVTDITLKIDPMAGRVVSKKAQNVIVQSVPYTSTRGPLGNTPLFPQFQPRADIAQYVAKYVEASKEYTQRPIGRIDRPAPKNEGADGGAGGPLGNLIADAQLGATRDKGAEIAFMNPFGIRAPLVPAADGTLTFGDIYLCQPFGNNVVTESMTGAQIKAVLEEGLDDTGPKQALAPSAGFAFRYDPARPAGDRIVTITLDGKPLDMAKTYRVTVNGFLGLGGDGFSGFVGKPDTVTGPTDIDALESWIKAVPVRAVPQEVRAGVVKG; the protein is encoded by the coding sequence ATGCATCAGCCCGTGCGTTTTTTCCTGCCCTTGGCCCTGTCCGGACTTCTCGGCGCCTGTGCCGCGCCGATGGCCGGTGGCGGAGCCTCGGGGCCGGTCGAGGTCGGCATCGTCGGGATCAACGACTTTCACGGCAGTCTCGAACCGCCGCGCCAGGCAGTGAATGTCAGCGATGGCAAGGGCGGGGTGATCGGCGTTCCGGCGGGAGGCGCGGCGTGGCTGGCCTCTGCGATCGATTCGATCCGGGCGAGGCATCCGTTTTCGATGACCGTCTCTGCCGGAGACATGATCTCGGCCTCGCAGCTGGCATCCTCGCTCTATCTCGATGAATCGGCGATCGGGGTGATGAATCGCATCGGCGTGGACTTCAACGCGGTGGGCAACCACGAGTTCGACAATGGTCAGCAGGAGCTGCTGCGCAAGCAGACCGGCGGGTGCGAGAAGTTCACCGCCAAGCAGCCCTGCGCGCTGGAGAAGTTCACCGGGGCGACGTTCAAGTACCTCGCCGCCAGCACGAAGCGGGCCGATGGCTCGACGCTGTTCCCCGCAACCGGCCTCAAGACCTTCGGCTCGGGCAGCCAAGCGGTCACGGTGGGCGTGATCGGGCTGACGCTGAAGGGCACGCCCAATCTGGTAAATCCGACTGGCATCCAGGGGCTGACTTTCGAGGACGAGGCCGACACGATCAACGCTGCCGTCCCTGCGCTGAAGGCACAGGGGGCAGACGCCATCGTCGTGCTGATCCACGAGGGCGGGCGCACCAAGGGCGATCCGGACCCGCAGGGGTGCAACGATTTTGCCGGTGACATCCGTCCGATCCTCGACCGGCTCGATACGCGGGTGGACGTGGTCGTCTCGGGCCATACGCACTGGGCCTATGTCTGCGACTACGCGCAGCTCAATCCGGCCAAGCCGTTCCTGCTGACCAGTGCGGGCGTCTATGGCGAACTGGTCACCGACATTACGCTCAAGATCGATCCGATGGCGGGGCGCGTGGTCTCGAAGAAGGCGCAGAACGTGATCGTGCAGTCGGTGCCCTACACCTCCACGCGCGGCCCGCTCGGCAACACCCCGCTGTTCCCGCAATTCCAGCCGAGGGCCGACATCGCGCAATATGTGGCGAAATACGTCGAGGCATCGAAGGAATATACCCAGCGCCCGATCGGCAGGATCGACCGCCCCGCGCCCAAGAACGAGGGCGCGGACGGCGGCGCGGGCGGCCCCCTGGGCAACCTCATCGCCGATGCGCAACTCGGCGCCACGCGCGACAAGGGCGCTGAGATCGCCTTCATGAACCCCTTCGGCATCCGCGCTCCGCTGGTCCCGGCGGCGGACGGCACGCTGACCTTCGGCGACATCTACCTGTGCCAGCCCTTCGGCAACAACGTGGTCACCGAAAGCATGACCGGCGCGCAGATCAAGGCGGTGCTGGAAGAGGGGCTGGACGATACGGGGCCGAAGCAGGCGCTGGCGCCGTCAGCGGGCTTTGCGTTCCGCTACGACCCGGCGCGGCCTGCGGGTGATCGCATCGTGACGATCACGCTCGACGGCAAGCCGCTGGACATGGCGAAGACCTACCGCGTGACGGTAAACGGCTTCCTCGGCCTCGGCGGCGATGGCTTCTCGGGCTTTGTCGGCAAGCCCGACACGGTGACCGGGCCGACCGACATCGACGCCCTGGAAAGCTGGATCAAGGCCGTGCCGGTGCGCGCTGTGCCACAGGAGGTGCGGGCGGGGGTGGTGAAGGGCTGA
- a CDS encoding TetR/AcrR family transcriptional regulator produces MAQSAAEQDAMRARLVELAQTMVEERGGAGLNLSELAARAGISQANLSRYFEGRDDLMEAIADHWFKPMVDIMEDVLASDLPPRRKMYEFFARRFIVMRKKWEADPAKLQTYIEVGNENFEQIRSYIDLADHYLGEIIGEAMSDGHFAGLEVDETISLVNQMCAPYCALNTMTMFMERLNEDKLARIVDAVFDGLSAQDRGAKALTGLRAA; encoded by the coding sequence ATGGCTCAATCCGCAGCAGAGCAAGACGCCATGCGCGCCCGGCTTGTCGAACTGGCGCAAACCATGGTCGAGGAGCGCGGCGGGGCCGGGCTGAACCTGTCGGAGCTGGCCGCCCGCGCCGGTATCAGCCAGGCCAATCTTTCACGCTACTTCGAGGGTCGCGATGACCTGATGGAGGCGATTGCCGACCACTGGTTCAAGCCAATGGTCGACATCATGGAAGACGTGCTGGCAAGCGACCTGCCCCCACGCCGGAAGATGTACGAATTCTTCGCCCGCCGCTTCATCGTGATGCGCAAGAAATGGGAGGCCGACCCGGCCAAGCTGCAGACCTACATCGAGGTCGGCAACGAGAACTTCGAACAGATCCGCAGCTACATCGACCTTGCCGATCATTACCTCGGCGAAATCATCGGCGAGGCGATGAGCGACGGGCACTTTGCCGGGCTGGAAGTCGATGAGACGATCAGCCTCGTCAACCAGATGTGCGCGCCCTATTGCGCGCTGAACACCATGACGATGTTCATGGAACGCCTGAACGAGGACAAGCTGGCGCGCATCGTCGATGCCGTGTTCGACGGGCTTTCGGCCCAGGATCGCGGTGCAAAGGCGCTGACAGGCCTCCGCGCCGCCTGA
- a CDS encoding thermonuclease family protein, whose translation MSHASLLLAAAFTSLALAASSPSPAAPADARLRRFEICSPGPRVTCVVDGDTFWLEGTKIRIADINTPETSQPSCAAEARLGLQATRRLVELLNAGPFNLEVQGRDTDRYGRALRVVTRNGRSLGAILEAEGLAEHWKGRRSSWCRA comes from the coding sequence ATGTCCCACGCCTCCCTGCTTCTCGCCGCTGCCTTCACCTCACTGGCGCTCGCCGCTTCATCGCCCTCTCCTGCCGCGCCCGCCGATGCCCGGCTGCGCCGGTTCGAGATCTGCTCGCCCGGTCCGCGCGTCACTTGCGTGGTCGACGGCGATACCTTCTGGCTGGAGGGCACCAAGATCCGCATCGCCGATATCAACACGCCGGAAACCTCGCAGCCGTCATGCGCTGCGGAAGCCCGGCTTGGCCTGCAGGCGACACGCCGGCTGGTCGAACTGCTGAATGCTGGGCCGTTCAACCTTGAAGTGCAAGGGCGCGATACCGACCGCTATGGCCGCGCGCTGCGGGTCGTCACGCGCAACGGGCGCAGCCTTGGCGCGATTCTGGAAGCCGAAGGCTTGGCCGAACACTGGAAGGGCCGGCGCAGCAGTTGGTGCAGGGCCTGA
- a CDS encoding DMT family protein has translation MTTIALLVLSNLFMTIAWYWHIQGGPAAVAQRPLLLVILISWGIALLEYCLAVPANRIGALNGWSAGQLKITQEAIALIVFGVFMVVFLKEPLHWRHFAAFVCIMAAVAFLFTGK, from the coding sequence ATGACCACGATTGCCCTGCTCGTCCTGTCCAACCTGTTCATGACCATTGCCTGGTACTGGCACATTCAGGGCGGCCCGGCAGCCGTGGCGCAGCGCCCGCTGTTGCTGGTGATCCTGATCAGCTGGGGCATTGCCTTGCTGGAATACTGCCTCGCCGTGCCGGCCAATCGCATCGGCGCGCTCAACGGGTGGAGCGCCGGTCAGCTCAAGATCACGCAAGAGGCGATTGCGCTGATCGTCTTCGGCGTGTTCATGGTAGTGTTTCTGAAAGAGCCGCTGCACTGGCGGCACTTCGCCGCATTTGTCTGCATCATGGCCGCGGTGGCGTTCCTCTTCACCGGCAAATAG
- a CDS encoding 3-hydroxyacyl-CoA dehydrogenase NAD-binding domain-containing protein, with translation MKTVAVIGAGQMGSGIAQVSAQAGLKVLLGDVSIDLADKAKDKIAKGLSKLVEKGKVDAALAAATVANLHTFSDHAAFAEADLVIEAATEREDIKHKIFESAGKHLAPHAIMASNTSSIPITRMAVSSPDPERFIGIHFFNPVPLMKLVEVIPGLATSVSTIEAVRDYVANIGKEIVLSQDEPGFIVNRIFVPFINEAAFVLGSGTGSIVDIDKGVKLGLNHPMGPLELADFIGLDTLLEIMKIYLASTGDPKYRPAPLLQKYVEAGWLGRKSGRGFYDYSGEVPVPTR, from the coding sequence ATCAAGACGGTTGCAGTGATCGGTGCGGGCCAGATGGGTTCAGGCATCGCCCAGGTTTCGGCGCAGGCGGGGCTGAAGGTCCTGCTCGGCGACGTGTCGATCGATCTGGCGGACAAGGCCAAGGACAAGATCGCAAAGGGCCTTTCCAAGCTGGTCGAGAAGGGCAAGGTTGATGCCGCGCTTGCCGCCGCTACGGTTGCCAACCTGCACACCTTCTCTGATCATGCTGCCTTTGCCGAAGCCGATCTGGTGATCGAAGCGGCGACCGAGCGCGAGGACATCAAGCACAAGATCTTCGAATCCGCCGGCAAGCATCTTGCTCCCCATGCGATTATGGCATCGAACACCTCGTCAATCCCGATCACGCGCATGGCCGTGTCGTCGCCCGATCCGGAACGCTTCATCGGCATCCACTTCTTCAATCCGGTGCCGCTGATGAAGCTGGTCGAGGTCATTCCCGGCCTTGCCACTTCGGTTTCGACGATTGAAGCCGTGCGCGATTACGTGGCGAACATCGGCAAGGAAATCGTGCTCTCGCAGGATGAGCCTGGCTTCATCGTCAACCGCATCTTCGTGCCCTTCATCAACGAGGCCGCTTTCGTGCTCGGCAGCGGCACGGGTTCGATCGTCGACATCGACAAGGGCGTGAAGCTCGGCCTCAACCACCCGATGGGCCCGCTCGAACTGGCCGATTTCATCGGGCTCGACACGCTGCTCGAGATCATGAAGATCTACCTCGCCTCCACCGGTGACCCGAAGTACCGCCCGGCCCCGCTGCTGCAGAAGTACGTCGAGGCCGGCTGGCTCGGCCGCAAGAGCGGGCGCGGGTTCTACGACTATTCCGGCGAAGTGCCGGTCCCGACCCGCTGA
- a CDS encoding HIG1 domain-containing protein: protein MNYVLIPLIIIFVALTVVSLVRGIIAFLNSTKEDLNRDPVSGATANQLLQNKMMFNRIKFQGLAVLAVAILLAFSR, encoded by the coding sequence ATGAACTACGTCCTGATCCCGCTGATCATCATCTTCGTCGCGCTGACGGTCGTCTCGCTCGTGCGCGGGATCATCGCTTTCCTGAACAGCACCAAGGAAGACCTGAACCGCGATCCCGTTTCCGGGGCGACGGCGAACCAGTTGTTGCAGAACAAGATGATGTTCAACCGCATCAAGTTCCAGGGCCTTGCCGTGCTGGCCGTTGCGATCCTGCTCGCGTTCTCGCGCTGA
- the gluQRS gene encoding tRNA glutamyl-Q(34) synthetase GluQRS — translation MTITRFAPSPNGPLHLGHAFSAIVAHDRAMRDGGEFLLRIEDIDGARSRPELAAEFRQDLDWLRLSYREVAPQSSRVGDYRTAANELRAMGILYPCTCTRAEVAAAAVTHGPDGPLYPGTCLRRGPTPGPQVAWRLDMEQATLLAGELEWTDERHGTQIATPEMFGDVILWRKDAPASYHLAATLDDATDGVTHVTRGMDLFRATHIHRLLQHLLGLPVPVWHHHPVLVEADGRKLAKRRDAPALSDRRRAGEDGRAVAAEVRATLFDTGISLSDAIDQCP, via the coding sequence ATGACAATCACCCGCTTTGCCCCCAGTCCCAACGGACCGCTTCATCTAGGGCATGCGTTTTCCGCAATCGTCGCCCACGACCGGGCCATGCGCGACGGGGGCGAGTTCCTTTTGCGCATCGAAGACATCGACGGTGCCCGCTCACGCCCGGAACTTGCCGCCGAGTTCCGCCAGGACCTCGACTGGTTGCGGCTGAGTTACCGGGAAGTTGCCCCCCAGTCCTCGAGAGTTGGAGATTATCGCACCGCTGCCAACGAGCTGCGCGCGATGGGCATTCTCTACCCGTGTACCTGCACCCGCGCCGAGGTTGCCGCCGCCGCTGTCACCCACGGCCCCGACGGTCCGCTCTATCCCGGCACCTGCCTGCGCCGGGGGCCCACGCCTGGCCCGCAAGTAGCTTGGCGGCTGGACATGGAGCAGGCGACACTGCTGGCGGGTGAACTCGAATGGACCGACGAGCGTCACGGCACGCAGATCGCCACGCCCGAGATGTTCGGCGACGTGATCCTGTGGCGCAAGGATGCGCCGGCCAGCTACCACCTTGCCGCAACGCTTGATGATGCCACCGATGGCGTGACGCATGTGACACGCGGCATGGACCTGTTTCGCGCCACGCACATCCACCGCCTGCTCCAGCATCTGCTCGGGCTGCCGGTGCCGGTGTGGCATCATCATCCCGTGCTGGTGGAGGCCGACGGGCGCAAGCTGGCCAAGCGCCGCGATGCACCCGCGCTGTCCGACCGCAGGCGAGCGGGCGAAGACGGGCGCGCAGTCGCCGCAGAGGTGCGCGCTACCCTATTTGACACTGGTATTTCGCTGTCCGACGCCATAGATCAGTGCCCATGA
- a CDS encoding GNAT family acetyltransferase has protein sequence MGVSIRAATVADREATVALWEAAGLTRPWNDPRGDFELALTTDTSVILLAETEAALRGSVMVGFDGHRGWAYYLATAPGCRGQGIGHALMTAAENWLKALGSPKIQLMVRADNASARGFYNSLGYELQDVVTMGKRF, from the coding sequence GTGGGAGTAAGCATCCGCGCAGCCACTGTGGCGGACCGTGAAGCCACGGTCGCGCTGTGGGAGGCTGCCGGACTGACACGCCCCTGGAACGATCCGCGCGGCGATTTCGAACTTGCCCTGACAACGGACACATCGGTGATCCTGCTTGCCGAGACCGAGGCAGCATTACGCGGCAGTGTCATGGTCGGCTTTGACGGTCATCGCGGCTGGGCCTATTACCTCGCCACCGCGCCGGGCTGCCGCGGGCAAGGCATCGGGCACGCACTCATGACTGCGGCCGAAAACTGGCTCAAGGCGCTTGGCAGTCCCAAGATCCAGTTGATGGTACGCGCTGACAACGCTTCGGCACGCGGGTTCTACAATTCGCTCGGCTATGAACTGCAGGACGTCGTAACGATGGGCAAGCGCTTCTAA
- a CDS encoding type II toxin-antitoxin system Phd/YefM family antitoxin: MAIHVNIGEAKTRLSELLAAAARGEEVVVNKAGVPFATLVPTPEALELAREARAAKRLAAFGCLADKYKGQPASAFDIPPPMTGAEFDQRTKRKFG, translated from the coding sequence ATGGCCATCCACGTCAACATCGGTGAAGCCAAGACCCGCTTGTCAGAGCTTCTTGCTGCTGCGGCACGGGGCGAAGAAGTTGTGGTGAACAAGGCGGGTGTGCCCTTTGCTACCTTGGTGCCCACGCCCGAAGCGCTCGAACTTGCGCGTGAGGCTCGCGCGGCGAAACGGCTTGCGGCCTTTGGCTGCCTCGCCGACAAGTACAAGGGCCAGCCCGCGTCTGCCTTCGACATTCCGCCGCCGATGACAGGCGCGGAGTTTGACCAACGCACCAAGCGCAAGTTCGGCTGA
- a CDS encoding type II toxin-antitoxin system VapC family toxin: protein MKLLIDTHILVWMVLGDQRLTAEQHNALANPDNDIVLSAINAYELAHLQHLRRIPLDEPIDQLQELVGFELADLPASAWTKVKDLPDLHRDQLDRLLVAHALVSGMTLVSADQCIRQYPVMVI from the coding sequence GTGAAGCTTTTGATAGACACGCACATCCTTGTGTGGATGGTGCTGGGTGACCAGCGCCTGACTGCAGAGCAGCACAATGCGCTGGCAAACCCGGACAACGACATCGTCCTGAGCGCGATCAACGCCTACGAACTGGCGCACCTGCAGCATCTGCGGCGCATCCCTCTGGACGAGCCGATCGACCAATTGCAGGAACTGGTGGGCTTCGAACTCGCAGACCTGCCCGCGTCTGCCTGGACGAAGGTCAAGGACCTGCCCGACCTGCACCGCGATCAGCTTGATCGCTTGCTGGTCGCCCACGCGCTGGTCTCAGGCATGACGCTCGTTTCGGCAGATCAGTGCATCCGCCAGTATCCGGTCATGGTGATCTGA